A genomic region of Streptomyces sp. NBC_00247 contains the following coding sequences:
- a CDS encoding DUF4232 domain-containing protein, producing the protein MRTPAFRTRATVIAAAATAALSLTLTACDETDSAAESAGTQAAGTALSGSAAPTASAGAAQDSGAAQDSGSGQNTGDTKGTGTTGGGGTEASAATPACTTKGLTISAEMQDGPPYTHIVLTAENTSGHSCLMPDFPEIRFLENALGATPAVAKSKPASAVVLTAGAPAYAVVRLSDGGTDENVRTAKDFTLTFPGGAGMATVKAPNSGGLSVDPTKWATGYWTPELRNGADEF; encoded by the coding sequence ATGCGTACGCCCGCCTTCCGCACCCGCGCCACCGTCATCGCCGCAGCGGCCACCGCCGCGCTCTCCCTGACCCTCACCGCCTGCGACGAGACCGACTCCGCCGCCGAATCCGCCGGTACACAGGCCGCCGGTACGGCGCTGAGCGGATCGGCGGCGCCCACCGCCTCGGCGGGCGCCGCACAGGACTCGGGCGCCGCGCAGGACTCGGGCTCCGGGCAGAACACGGGTGACACGAAGGGCACCGGCACGACCGGGGGCGGCGGGACGGAAGCCTCCGCCGCCACTCCCGCCTGCACCACCAAGGGCCTCACGATCAGCGCCGAGATGCAGGACGGCCCGCCCTACACCCACATCGTGCTGACCGCGGAGAACACCTCGGGGCACAGCTGCCTGATGCCGGACTTCCCCGAGATCCGGTTCCTGGAGAACGCGCTCGGCGCCACGCCCGCGGTCGCCAAGAGCAAGCCCGCCAGTGCCGTCGTGCTCACCGCCGGTGCCCCCGCGTACGCGGTGGTACGGCTGTCGGACGGCGGGACGGACGAGAACGTCAGGACCGCCAAGGACTTCACCCTCACCTTCCCGGGCGGCGCCGGCATGGCCACCGTGAAGGCCCCGAACTCCGGGGGCCTCTCCGTCGACCCGACGAAGTGGGCGACCGGCTACTGGACGCCCGAACTGCGCAACGGCGCCGACGAGTTCTGA